A portion of the Acidisoma sp. PAMC 29798 genome contains these proteins:
- a CDS encoding cob(I)yrinic acid a,c-diamide adenosyltransferase, whose product MSVNIDRVVTKGGDGGLTSLGNGERVRKDALRVEAFGTVDEANAVIGMLRLHTRERPTEDASLARIQNDLFDLGADLCAPPAADGPDKRLRVTDVGILRLEAEVEAMNATLPPLTSFILPGGTPAAAYAHLARTVVRRAERLTVSLAATETVNPLIIRFLNRLSDHLFVLGRVLNAGSGQEVLWTPGSASRGRDDAS is encoded by the coding sequence ATGTCCGTGAATATCGACCGTGTGGTGACCAAAGGCGGGGATGGGGGGCTGACCTCGCTCGGCAATGGCGAGCGAGTGCGCAAGGATGCGCTCCGCGTCGAGGCCTTCGGCACGGTGGATGAGGCGAATGCCGTGATCGGCATGCTGCGACTCCATACCCGGGAACGCCCGACCGAGGATGCGAGCCTGGCGCGCATTCAGAACGACCTCTTCGATCTTGGCGCCGATCTGTGTGCCCCGCCCGCGGCCGATGGGCCGGACAAGCGCCTGCGCGTTACCGATGTCGGCATCCTGCGCCTGGAAGCCGAGGTCGAGGCGATGAACGCGACGCTGCCGCCGCTGACCAGTTTCATCCTGCCAGGTGGTACGCCGGCCGCGGCCTACGCCCATCTTGCCCGAACAGTGGTGCGGCGGGCGGAGCGGCTGACGGTTTCATTGGCTGCGACCGAGACGGTCAATCCGCTGATTATCCGGTTTCTCAACCGGCTATCGGACCATCTTTTCGTGCTGGGGCGCGTGCTGAATGCCGGTTCGGGGCAGGAGGTTCTATGGACTCCCGGTAGCGCTTCGCGGGGGCGTGACGATGCTTCCTGA
- a CDS encoding outer membrane protein assembly factor BamD: protein MSQHRRLLPIVLLLAPTLAGCGIFNSGPTKAQISSMNARLPPEQVYNAGINAIQKQDYQSAVDNFNDIEQNTPYSPWATNAQLMHGYTEYLRSHYTDSISALNRYIDLHPADRDIAYAYYLRALCYYEQISDDQRDQQTTLDAINALQEVVNRFPSSAYARDASLKIDLGTDQLAGHEMVIGQFYEKQHLYAAAIGRYQVVINNYQTTNHTAEALERLTEVYLKLGLTDEARRTAAVLAYNYPGSPWYRDAFSKLASQDVIDRKTGTAQDVASSGSALDEPAPSATGPATPPPKSSGGFFGWLF from the coding sequence ATGTCCCAGCATCGCCGGCTTCTCCCGATTGTCCTGCTTCTCGCCCCGACCCTCGCCGGGTGTGGCATCTTCAATTCGGGGCCGACCAAGGCCCAGATTTCGTCGATGAACGCCCGCCTGCCGCCTGAGCAGGTTTACAATGCGGGCATCAACGCCATCCAGAAGCAGGACTATCAATCGGCGGTCGATAACTTCAACGATATCGAGCAGAACACGCCGTATTCGCCTTGGGCGACCAATGCGCAGCTCATGCACGGATATACTGAATATCTGCGCAGCCATTACACCGACTCGATCAGCGCCCTGAACCGCTATATCGACCTGCATCCGGCGGACCGCGACATCGCCTATGCCTATTACCTCCGCGCGCTCTGCTATTACGAGCAGATTTCGGACGATCAGCGCGACCAGCAAACGACGCTGGATGCCATCAACGCCTTGCAGGAAGTGGTGAACCGGTTCCCATCAAGCGCATATGCGCGGGATGCCTCCCTCAAGATCGATCTCGGCACCGACCAATTGGCCGGACATGAGATGGTCATCGGCCAATTCTACGAAAAGCAGCATCTCTATGCCGCCGCGATCGGCCGGTATCAGGTCGTCATCAATAACTACCAGACGACGAACCACACCGCTGAGGCGCTGGAGCGACTGACGGAGGTCTATCTCAAGCTTGGGCTGACGGATGAGGCGCGGCGCACGGCAGCCGTTCTCGCCTATAACTATCCCGGCAGCCCCTGGTATCGCGATGCCTTCAGCAAGCTGGCGAGCCAGGACGTGATCGACCGCAAGACCGGCACCGCGCAGGACGTGGCGAGTTCGGGCTCGGCCCTCGACGAGCCGGCGCC